In Balaenoptera acutorostrata chromosome 19, mBalAcu1.1, whole genome shotgun sequence, the following proteins share a genomic window:
- the MMP15 gene encoding matrix metalloproteinase-15 — translation MGSDRSAPGRPGWAGSLLSGREAAARPRLLPLLLVLLGCLGRGAAAEDAEVNAENWLRLYGYLPQPSRHMSTMRSAQILASALAEMQRFYGIPITGVLDEETKAWMKRPRCGVPDQFGVRVKANLRRRRKRYALTGRKWNNHHLTFSIQNYTEKLGWYHSLEAVRRAFRVWEQATPLVFQEVPYEDIRLRRQKEADIMVLFASGFHGDSSPFDGTGGFLAHAYFPGPGLGGDTHFDADEPWTFSSTDLHGNSLFLVAVHELGHALGLEHSSNPSAIMAPFYQWMDIDNFQLPEDDLRGIQQLYGTPDGQPQPTRPLPTVTPRRPGRPDHRPPRPPQPPPPGGKPEQPPKPGPPAQPRATERPDQYGPNICDGDFDTVAVLRGEMFVFKGRWFWRVRHNRVLDNYPMPIGHFWRGLPSDISAAYERQDGRFVFFKGDRYWLFREANLEPGYPQPLTSYGLGIPYDRIDTAIWWEPTGHTFFFQEDRYWRFNEDTQRGDPGYPKPISVWQGIPASPKGAFLSNDAAYTYFYKGTKYWKFDNERLRMEPGYPKSILRDFMGCQEHVEPGPRWPDVARPPFNPDGGAEPGAGGDSEEGHEAGPGGKEGDFGEGTDEDGGSRVVVQMEEVTRTVNMVMVLVPPMLLLLCILGLTYALVQMQRKGAPRMLLYCKRSLQEWV, via the exons AACTGGCTGCGGCTCTATGGCTACCTGCCCCAGCCCAGCCGCCACATGTCCACCATGCGCTCCGCCCAGATCCTGGCCTCGGCCCTCGCCGAGATGCAGCGCTTCTACGGGATCCCCATCACGGGTGTGCTGGACGAAGAGACCAAGGC TTGGATGAAGCGGCCCCGCTGTGGAGTGCCAGACCAGTTCGGGGTACGCGTGAAAGCCAATCTGCGGCGGCGGCGGAAGCGCTACGCCCTCACCGGGAGGAAGTGGAACAACCACCACCTGACCTTCAG CATCCAGAACTACACGGAGAAGCTGGGCTGGTACCACTCGCTGGAGGCGGTGCGTCGGGCCTTCCGCGTGTGGGAGCAGGCCACGCCCTTGGTCTTCCAGGAGGTACCCTATGAGGACATCCGGCTGCGGCGACAGAAGGAGGCCGACATCATGGTACTCTTTGCCTCTGGCTTCCACGGCGACAGCTCACCGTTTGACGGCACAGGTGGCTTTCTGGCCCACGCCTATTTCCCTGGCCCTGGACTGGGCGGGGACACCCATTTCGATGCAGATGAGCCCTGGACCTTCTCCAGCACTGACCTGCATG GGAACAGCCTCTTCCTGGTAGCAGTGCATGAGCTGGGCCATGCGCTGGGGCTGGAGCACTCAAGCAACCCCAGTGCCATCATGGCACCATTCTACCAGTGGATGGACATTGACAACTTCCAGCTGCCCGAGGACGACCTCCGGGGCATCCAGCAGCTGTACG GCACCCCAGATGGCCAGCCACAGCCCACCCGGCCTCTTCCCACCGTGACCCCCCGGCGGCCAGGCCGGCCAGACCACCGGCCCCCCAGACCCCCTCAGCCACCTCCCCCAGGCGGGAAGCCGGAGCAGCCCCCAAAGCCAGGCCCCCCGGCCCAGCCTCGAGCCACGGAGCGGCCCGACCAGTATGGCCCCAACATCTGCGACGGGGACTTTGACACGGTGGCCGTGCTGCGCGGGGAGATGTTCGTGTTCAAG GGCCGCTGGTTCTGGCGGGTCCGGCACAACCGGGTCCTGGACAACTACCCCATGCCCATCGGGCACTTCTGGCGTGGTCTGCCCAGTGACATCAGTGCTGCCTACGAGCGCCAAGATGGGCGTTTTGTCTTTTTCAAAG GTGACCGCTACTGGCTCTTCCGAGAAGCGAACCTGGAGCCTGGCTACCCACAGCCACTGACCAGCTACGGCCTGGGTATCCCCTACGACCGCATTGACACAGCCATCTGGTGGGAGCCCACGGGTCACACCTTCTTCTTCCAAGAGGACAG GTATTGGCGTTTCAATGAGGACACGCAGCGTGGAGACCCCGGCTATCCCAAGCCCATCAGCGTGTGGCAGGGGATCCCCGCCTCCCCTAAAGGGGCCTTCCTGAGCAACGATGCAG CCTACACCTACTTCTACAAGGGCACCAAATACTGGAAGTTTGACAACGAGCGCCTGCGAATGGAGCCCGGCTACCCCAAGTCCATCCTGCGGGACTTCATGGGCTGCCAAGAGCACGTGGAGCCGGGGCCCCGGTGGCCTGACGTGGCCCGTCCGCCCTTCAACCCTGACGGGGGTGCAGAGCCCGGGGCGGGCGGTGACAGTGAGGAGGGCCACGAGGCGGGCCCCGGCGGCAAAGAGGGGGACTTCGGGGAGGGGACAGACGAGGACGGGGGCAGCCGCGTGGTGGTGCAGATGGAGGAGGTCACTCGGACGGTGAACATGGTGATGGTGCTGGTGCCCCCgatgctgctgctgctctgcATCCTGGGCCTCACCTACGCCCTGGTGCAGATGCAGCGCAAGGGCGCGCCCCGCATGCTCCTCTACTGCAAGCGCTCCCTGCAGGAGTGGGTCTGA